One genomic region from Lates calcarifer isolate ASB-BC8 linkage group LG10, TLL_Latcal_v3, whole genome shotgun sequence encodes:
- the osbpl5 gene encoding oxysterol-binding protein-related protein 5 isoform X1 encodes MKEENLFHRRFSLCPNATSPPKIDPRTLTRNLSYGGDNDLYNLSPGSETDRNGLSMLSNELSPAQSPGSKSESRMFNGVEKDCPSPTEKLARKESLKVQKQNYRQEKKRAAKELFSALKDPSVVIMSNWLKIRGSLKSWTKLWCALKPGVLLIYKTPKTDHWVGTILLSACKLIERPSKKDGFCFKLYHPLDKSIWAVKGPKGENVGSITQPLPSNYLIFRAASESDGRCWMDALELALSCSSLYKLTAKAEREGDISTSSESSHILHLLQSTALTDTELLQLNDTVLLGNHHMEHDGFSDKSEREAHDDWDTTANENGGRLTEESDMDQSDELSPGPQATAYVQQSTEEMAEAGEASQVETVSEENKGLIWGLLKQLRPGMDLSKVVLPTFILEPRSFLDKLSDYYYHADLLSQAVLEETAYGRIKQVLRWYLSGFYKKPKGLKKPYNPILGETFRCCWLHPQTDSCTFYIAEQVSHHPPISAFYVCNRKDGFSISGSILAKSKFYGNSLSAILDGKARLLFLSRDEEYVITMPYAHCKGILYGTMTLELGGKVTIECEKTKCFAELEFKLKPFLGGPCSVNQISGKIFVGEELLATVDGHWDSEVFIHEKRSGQQETLWNPSPDIRSSRLKRQVVRVEQQGEFESERLWQHVTSAIMDRDQLRATQEKFVLEEAQRREARERGDKPWIPRLFHQDPVTSEWTYRHLDTRPWDTERCLVQFEKDGVIQTHEKSQRRHNGLSYSHSWASQQKAEVNGKHRKASSQPSSCSQNTESSSTTPEPTHESSDNEGFSNQCARCSKEVKDIALIEASITSIQKTQQDIQRNLVALSRQLARQRATDDNASLTGRHCLILCVLLLSQLLLNYVFT; translated from the exons gcagtgagacagacaggaacGGTCTCTCCATGCTGAGTAATGAACTTAGTCCTGCCCAATCACCAGGCAGCAAG tctgAGTCCAGGATGTTTAATGGTGTTGAGAAGGACTGCCCCTCGCCCACAGAGAAGCTGGCCCGTAAAGAGTCTCTCAAG GTCCAAAAGCAGAATTATAGGCAAGAGAAGAAACGGGCAGCGAAAGAACTGTTCAGTGCACTAAAGGACCCCAGTGTTGTCATCATGTCCAACTGGCTAAAG ATCCGTGGCTCTTTAAAGAGTTGGACCAAGCTGTGGTGTGCCCTGAAGCCTGGGGTTCTTTTGATCTATAAGACCCCCAAAACGGACCACTGGGTGGGCACCATTCTCCTGAGTGCATGCAAGCTGATCGAAAGACCATCAAAGAAAGATGGTTTCTGCTTCAAACTCTACCACCCCCTGGACAAATCCATCTGGGCTGTCAAG GGTCCCAAAGGAGAGAATGTTGGCTCCATTACACAGCCTCTACCCAGCAACTACCTGATCTTCAGAGCTGCCTCAGAGTCTGATG gtcGATGCTGGATGGATGCCCTGGAGCTGGCTCTCAGCTGCTCCAGTCTCTACAAGCTGACagccaaagcagagagagaaggagataTCAGCACGTCTTCAGAGTCCTCCCATATACTCCACCTGCTGCAGTCTACCGCACTCActgacacagagctgctgca GTTGAATGACACTGTACTGCTGGGCAATCACCACATGGAGCATGACGGCTTTTCAGACAAATCGGAGCGCGAGGCTCATGATGACTGGGACACTACGGCCAATGAGAACGGTGGAAGGCTGACAGAAGAGAGCGATATGGACCAATCAGATGAGCTGTCTCCTGGGCCACAGGCCACAGCCTACGtacagcagagcacagaggagatgGCTGAG GCTGGGGAGGCGTCCCAGGTGGAAACTGTATCAGAGGAGAACAAGGGGCTGATCTGGGGCCTTCTGAAACAGCTACGGCCAGGCATGGACCTGTCCAAGGTGGTACTGCCCACCTTCATCCTGGAACCACGCTCCTTCCTGGACAAGCTGTCTGACTACTACTACCATGCTGATCTGCTCTCACA AGCTGTGCTGGAGGAGACTGCATATGGTCGGATCAAGCAGGTGTTGAGATGGTACTTGTCTGGTTTCTACAAGAAGCCTAAG GGTCTGAAGAAGCCTTACAACCCAATCCTGGGGGAAACATTTCGCTGCTGCTGGCTTCATCCTCAGACCGACAGCTGCACTTTCTACATAGCTGAACAG GTGTCCCACCATCCACCCATCTCTGCCTTTTATGTCTGCAATAGGAAGGATGGCTTTTCTATCAGTGGAAGCATCCTGGCCAAGTCCAAGTTCTATG GTAACTCACTGTCAGCTATTCTGGATGGCAAAGCCAGGCTGCTGTTCCTGAGCAGGGATGAGGAGTACGTCATCACAATGCCATACGCTCACTGCAAAG GTATTCTGTACGGCACTATGACACTAGAGCTGGGTGGGAAGGTCACCATTGAgtgtgagaaaacaaaatgttttgcagaGCTGGAGTTCAAACTAAAG CCTTTCCTTGGAGGCCCCTGCTCTGTGAATCAGATCAGCGGCAAGATCTTTGTGGGAGAGGAGCTGCTGGCCACTGTTGATGGACACTGG GACAGCGAAGTATTCATTCATGAGAAACGCTCGGGCCAGCAGGAGACGCTGTGGAACCCGAGTCCAGACATCCGCAGCAGTCGCCTCAAGAGACAAGTGGTACGGGTGGAGCAGCAGGGAGAGTTTGAGTCTGAAAG ACTGTGGCAGCATGTGACCAGTGCCATCATGGATCGGGACCAGCTGCGGGCCACCCAGGAGAAGTTTGTGCTGGAGGAGGCTCAGCGGAGAGAGGccagggagagaggagacaaaccCTGGATCCCGCGACTTTTCCATCAGGACCCTGTTACCTCGGAGTGGACCTACCGGCACCTGga CACGCGGCCGTGGGACACTGAGCGTTGTCTGGTTCAGTTTGAGAAGGATGGAGTGATTCAGACGCACGAGAAAAGCCAGAGACGGCACAATGGACTCTCCTACAGCCACAGCTGGGCCAGCCAACAGAAG GCCGAGGTGAATGGGAAGCACAGGAAGGCCAGCAGCCAGCCGTCCAGCTGCAGCcagaacacagagagcagcagcaccacaCCAGAACCCACACACGAGTCCTCAGACAATGAAG GCTTTTCAAACCAGTGTGCACGGTGCAGTAAAGAGGTGAAGGACATTGCCCTGATAGAGGCGTCCATCACATCTATACAGAAGACACAGCAGGATATTCAGAG GAACCTGGTGGCCCTGAGTCGTCAACTGGCTCGTCAGAGGGCGACGGATGACAATGCGTCGTTAACAGGCCGTCACTGTCTCATCCTCTGCgttctgctcctctctcagctcctcctcaacTACGTCTTCACCTGA
- the osbpl5 gene encoding oxysterol-binding protein-related protein 5 isoform X2 yields MPPPHPKLTPAPSPGTCLMEETTTSTISAQSESRMFNGVEKDCPSPTEKLARKESLKVQKQNYRQEKKRAAKELFSALKDPSVVIMSNWLKIRGSLKSWTKLWCALKPGVLLIYKTPKTDHWVGTILLSACKLIERPSKKDGFCFKLYHPLDKSIWAVKGPKGENVGSITQPLPSNYLIFRAASESDGRCWMDALELALSCSSLYKLTAKAEREGDISTSSESSHILHLLQSTALTDTELLQLNDTVLLGNHHMEHDGFSDKSEREAHDDWDTTANENGGRLTEESDMDQSDELSPGPQATAYVQQSTEEMAEAGEASQVETVSEENKGLIWGLLKQLRPGMDLSKVVLPTFILEPRSFLDKLSDYYYHADLLSQAVLEETAYGRIKQVLRWYLSGFYKKPKGLKKPYNPILGETFRCCWLHPQTDSCTFYIAEQVSHHPPISAFYVCNRKDGFSISGSILAKSKFYGNSLSAILDGKARLLFLSRDEEYVITMPYAHCKGILYGTMTLELGGKVTIECEKTKCFAELEFKLKPFLGGPCSVNQISGKIFVGEELLATVDGHWDSEVFIHEKRSGQQETLWNPSPDIRSSRLKRQVVRVEQQGEFESERLWQHVTSAIMDRDQLRATQEKFVLEEAQRREARERGDKPWIPRLFHQDPVTSEWTYRHLDTRPWDTERCLVQFEKDGVIQTHEKSQRRHNGLSYSHSWASQQKAEVNGKHRKASSQPSSCSQNTESSSTTPEPTHESSDNEGFSNQCARCSKEVKDIALIEASITSIQKTQQDIQRNLVALSRQLARQRATDDNASLTGRHCLILCVLLLSQLLLNYVFT; encoded by the exons tctgAGTCCAGGATGTTTAATGGTGTTGAGAAGGACTGCCCCTCGCCCACAGAGAAGCTGGCCCGTAAAGAGTCTCTCAAG GTCCAAAAGCAGAATTATAGGCAAGAGAAGAAACGGGCAGCGAAAGAACTGTTCAGTGCACTAAAGGACCCCAGTGTTGTCATCATGTCCAACTGGCTAAAG ATCCGTGGCTCTTTAAAGAGTTGGACCAAGCTGTGGTGTGCCCTGAAGCCTGGGGTTCTTTTGATCTATAAGACCCCCAAAACGGACCACTGGGTGGGCACCATTCTCCTGAGTGCATGCAAGCTGATCGAAAGACCATCAAAGAAAGATGGTTTCTGCTTCAAACTCTACCACCCCCTGGACAAATCCATCTGGGCTGTCAAG GGTCCCAAAGGAGAGAATGTTGGCTCCATTACACAGCCTCTACCCAGCAACTACCTGATCTTCAGAGCTGCCTCAGAGTCTGATG gtcGATGCTGGATGGATGCCCTGGAGCTGGCTCTCAGCTGCTCCAGTCTCTACAAGCTGACagccaaagcagagagagaaggagataTCAGCACGTCTTCAGAGTCCTCCCATATACTCCACCTGCTGCAGTCTACCGCACTCActgacacagagctgctgca GTTGAATGACACTGTACTGCTGGGCAATCACCACATGGAGCATGACGGCTTTTCAGACAAATCGGAGCGCGAGGCTCATGATGACTGGGACACTACGGCCAATGAGAACGGTGGAAGGCTGACAGAAGAGAGCGATATGGACCAATCAGATGAGCTGTCTCCTGGGCCACAGGCCACAGCCTACGtacagcagagcacagaggagatgGCTGAG GCTGGGGAGGCGTCCCAGGTGGAAACTGTATCAGAGGAGAACAAGGGGCTGATCTGGGGCCTTCTGAAACAGCTACGGCCAGGCATGGACCTGTCCAAGGTGGTACTGCCCACCTTCATCCTGGAACCACGCTCCTTCCTGGACAAGCTGTCTGACTACTACTACCATGCTGATCTGCTCTCACA AGCTGTGCTGGAGGAGACTGCATATGGTCGGATCAAGCAGGTGTTGAGATGGTACTTGTCTGGTTTCTACAAGAAGCCTAAG GGTCTGAAGAAGCCTTACAACCCAATCCTGGGGGAAACATTTCGCTGCTGCTGGCTTCATCCTCAGACCGACAGCTGCACTTTCTACATAGCTGAACAG GTGTCCCACCATCCACCCATCTCTGCCTTTTATGTCTGCAATAGGAAGGATGGCTTTTCTATCAGTGGAAGCATCCTGGCCAAGTCCAAGTTCTATG GTAACTCACTGTCAGCTATTCTGGATGGCAAAGCCAGGCTGCTGTTCCTGAGCAGGGATGAGGAGTACGTCATCACAATGCCATACGCTCACTGCAAAG GTATTCTGTACGGCACTATGACACTAGAGCTGGGTGGGAAGGTCACCATTGAgtgtgagaaaacaaaatgttttgcagaGCTGGAGTTCAAACTAAAG CCTTTCCTTGGAGGCCCCTGCTCTGTGAATCAGATCAGCGGCAAGATCTTTGTGGGAGAGGAGCTGCTGGCCACTGTTGATGGACACTGG GACAGCGAAGTATTCATTCATGAGAAACGCTCGGGCCAGCAGGAGACGCTGTGGAACCCGAGTCCAGACATCCGCAGCAGTCGCCTCAAGAGACAAGTGGTACGGGTGGAGCAGCAGGGAGAGTTTGAGTCTGAAAG ACTGTGGCAGCATGTGACCAGTGCCATCATGGATCGGGACCAGCTGCGGGCCACCCAGGAGAAGTTTGTGCTGGAGGAGGCTCAGCGGAGAGAGGccagggagagaggagacaaaccCTGGATCCCGCGACTTTTCCATCAGGACCCTGTTACCTCGGAGTGGACCTACCGGCACCTGga CACGCGGCCGTGGGACACTGAGCGTTGTCTGGTTCAGTTTGAGAAGGATGGAGTGATTCAGACGCACGAGAAAAGCCAGAGACGGCACAATGGACTCTCCTACAGCCACAGCTGGGCCAGCCAACAGAAG GCCGAGGTGAATGGGAAGCACAGGAAGGCCAGCAGCCAGCCGTCCAGCTGCAGCcagaacacagagagcagcagcaccacaCCAGAACCCACACACGAGTCCTCAGACAATGAAG GCTTTTCAAACCAGTGTGCACGGTGCAGTAAAGAGGTGAAGGACATTGCCCTGATAGAGGCGTCCATCACATCTATACAGAAGACACAGCAGGATATTCAGAG GAACCTGGTGGCCCTGAGTCGTCAACTGGCTCGTCAGAGGGCGACGGATGACAATGCGTCGTTAACAGGCCGTCACTGTCTCATCCTCTGCgttctgctcctctctcagctcctcctcaacTACGTCTTCACCTGA
- the phlda2 gene encoding pleckstrin homology-like domain family A member 2 has protein sequence MKMSAAEICQVLKEGELEKRSDNLLQFWKRKTCVLTTDSLNIYADTQKRTKGKELKLQSIKKVDCVERTGKFVYFTIVTTDNKEIDFRCSGEENCWNAVITMALIDYQNRKAIQDFKTRQDNESASPGQQERRMARAP, from the coding sequence atgaaaatgtcagcGGCGGAGATCTGCCAGGTTCTCAAGGAGGGAGAGCTGGAGAAGAGGAGCGACAACCTGCTCCAGTTCTGGAAGAGGAAGACGTGCGTCCTGACCACGGACAGCCTCAACATTTACGCAGACACGCAGAAGCGCACCAAGGGCAAGGAGCTCAAGCTGCAGTCCATCAAGAAGGTGGACTGCGTGGAGCGCACCGGCAAGTTCGTCTACTTCACCATCGTAACCACAGACAATAAGGAGATCGATTTCCGGTGCTCCGGAGAGGAGAACTGCTGGAACGCGGTGATCACAATGGCCCTGATCGATTACCAGAACAGAAAGGCCATCCAGGACTTTAAAACACGGCAGGACAACGAGAGTGCGTCGCCCGGGCAGCAGGAGAGGCGCATGGCGAGGGCGCCCTGA